From the genome of Candidatus Coatesbacteria bacterium, one region includes:
- the selD gene encoding selenide, water dikinase SelD — protein sequence MLDALPPVTDERLLTPVHHADDAGAVRLGDGRVMLATTDFFTPVVDDPRAYGRIAAANALSDIYAMGAEPLGALNIACYPQHEFPLEYLIEVLRGGQEKMAEAGVVLLGGHTVTDQEFKYGLAVFAVADEGELWPNAGARPGDFIALTKPLGTGILATALKAGELSNAGLAELTRIAERLNGHAARLIKPLRPRACTDVTGFGLVGHAGEVARNSGVRFVIELDELPIISDEV from the coding sequence GTGCTGGACGCCCTGCCCCCCGTTACCGACGAGCGGCTGCTAACGCCGGTGCACCACGCCGACGACGCCGGCGCCGTGCGCCTGGGCGACGGCCGGGTCATGCTGGCCACCACCGACTTCTTCACCCCGGTGGTCGACGACCCCCGCGCCTACGGCCGCATCGCCGCCGCCAACGCCCTCTCCGACATCTACGCCATGGGCGCCGAACCCCTGGGGGCGCTCAACATCGCCTGTTACCCGCAGCATGAGTTCCCCCTGGAATACCTGATCGAGGTCCTGCGCGGCGGACAGGAGAAGATGGCCGAGGCCGGTGTGGTCCTTCTCGGCGGCCATACCGTCACCGACCAGGAGTTCAAGTACGGACTGGCCGTCTTCGCCGTCGCCGACGAGGGCGAGCTGTGGCCCAACGCCGGCGCCCGCCCCGGCGACTTCATCGCCCTCACCAAACCCCTGGGCACCGGGATCCTGGCCACAGCCCTCAAGGCCGGCGAGCTTTCCAACGCCGGCCTGGCCGAACTGACCCGAATCGCCGAGCGCCTCAACGGCCACGCCGCCCGCCTGATCAAGCCCCTCCGCCCCCGCGCCTGCACCGACGTCACCGGCTTCGGCCTCGTCGGCCACGCCGGCGAGGTGGCCCGCAACTCCGGCGTGCGCTTCGTCATCGAACTCGACGAGCTGCCGATCATCAGCGACGAGGT